A region of Subdoligranulum variabile DNA encodes the following proteins:
- a CDS encoding C-GCAxxG-C-C family protein — protein MSVYGDKAYEAFFKGYNCSQCVALAFASEMGLTEEQALKLASGFGGGFGRMREVCGAFSGITLVLGALYGNTDPAKKTQTYTEIQALAEQYKERNGGGSIICRELLGLKQAEGTPVASARTPEYYKKRPCPELVRLAADIMAEYIEQHPLEQK, from the coding sequence ATGTCGGTATATGGAGACAAAGCCTACGAGGCTTTTTTTAAAGGCTACAACTGCAGCCAGTGCGTTGCGCTGGCTTTCGCTTCCGAAATGGGCCTGACCGAAGAGCAAGCACTGAAACTGGCTTCCGGATTCGGCGGCGGGTTCGGCCGCATGCGGGAAGTGTGCGGTGCCTTTTCCGGTATTACGCTGGTCTTGGGGGCACTCTACGGCAACACCGACCCTGCCAAAAAGACTCAGACGTACACGGAAATTCAGGCGCTGGCTGAACAGTACAAGGAGCGCAACGGCGGTGGAAGCATCATCTGCCGGGAGCTCCTGGGCCTGAAACAGGCAGAGGGCACCCCCGTTGCCAGCGCGAGAACCCCGGAATACTACAAAAAGCGCCCCTGTCCCGAACTTGTACGGCTGGCCGCAGATATCATGGCAGAATACATAGAGCAACACCCTTTGGAGCAGAAATAA
- the htpG gene encoding molecular chaperone HtpG: protein MAMRQFKAESKKLLDLMINSIYTNREIFLRELISNASDACDKRYFKSLTDTSIGITKEDLKIHIQPDKDSRTLTISDNGIGMTKDELEKNLGTIAKSGSLDFKTENQSDNIDIIGQFGVGFYSAFMVASKVTVISRAQGEDTAWQWESKGVEGYTLTEAEKDDVGTDIILVLKEDTDTEKYSEYLDEYTLAGLVKKYSDYIHFPITVYREKSRQKPKPEDAGDDYKPEYETYTELETLNSMVPIWKRPKSEVKDEDYNEFYKSKFMDYSDPLRVITSRTEGTATYTALLFIPGRTPYDYYTKEYEKGLALYASGVMIMEKCADLLPDYFSFVKGVVDSEDLSLNISRETLQKDSQLKLMRNSLEKKIKNELHAMLVNDRDKYETFWKAFGRQIKFGIYGDYGMHKDLLADLLLFYSAKEQKLVTLDEYIEKMPEDQKCIYYAAGDDTDRLGKLPNAQLVLSKGYDLLLCTEDVDEFCLQMMRDYKEKEFKNINSGDLGLETEEEKKAAEETATENKDLFEEIKKALNGKVKEVKVNPTLKEHPVTLSSEGGISMEMEKVLRKMPNGEGVESTKVLELNPSHAVFAALKAAHEAGDTEKVGKYAELLYDQALLIAGLPIEDPVAYAQLVCGLMK from the coding sequence ATGGCAATGCGTCAGTTCAAGGCCGAAAGCAAAAAACTGCTCGACCTGATGATCAACTCTATCTATACCAACCGTGAAATTTTTCTGCGTGAATTGATTTCCAATGCATCGGATGCCTGCGACAAGCGCTACTTCAAGAGTCTGACCGATACTTCCATCGGGATTACCAAGGAGGACCTGAAGATTCACATCCAGCCGGATAAGGACAGCCGTACCCTCACCATCAGTGATAACGGCATCGGCATGACCAAGGATGAGCTGGAAAAGAATCTGGGTACCATTGCAAAATCCGGTTCTTTGGACTTCAAGACCGAGAACCAGAGCGACAATATCGACATTATTGGTCAGTTTGGCGTCGGCTTCTATTCTGCGTTCATGGTAGCCAGCAAGGTGACGGTCATTTCTCGCGCTCAGGGCGAGGATACCGCCTGGCAGTGGGAGTCCAAAGGCGTGGAAGGCTATACGCTGACTGAAGCCGAAAAGGATGATGTGGGTACGGACATCATTCTGGTACTCAAGGAAGATACCGATACTGAAAAATACAGTGAGTATCTGGATGAGTACACACTGGCGGGTCTTGTCAAGAAATACAGCGATTACATCCATTTCCCCATCACGGTGTACCGCGAGAAATCCCGGCAGAAACCGAAGCCGGAGGACGCCGGGGATGATTACAAGCCGGAGTACGAGACCTACACCGAGCTGGAGACCCTGAACAGCATGGTGCCCATCTGGAAACGTCCCAAGAGTGAGGTCAAGGACGAGGACTATAACGAGTTCTACAAGAGCAAGTTTATGGATTACTCGGATCCGCTGCGGGTCATTACCAGCCGGACTGAAGGCACCGCAACCTATACGGCATTGCTGTTTATCCCTGGCCGCACCCCGTATGACTACTACACCAAGGAGTACGAAAAAGGGCTGGCGCTGTATGCTTCCGGTGTTATGATCATGGAGAAGTGTGCCGATCTGCTGCCGGATTACTTCAGCTTTGTCAAGGGTGTGGTGGACAGTGAGGACCTGAGCCTGAATATCAGCCGTGAAACGCTGCAGAAAGATAGCCAGCTCAAGCTGATGCGCAACAGTTTGGAGAAGAAAATCAAGAACGAACTGCATGCGATGCTGGTGAATGACCGCGATAAATATGAAACCTTCTGGAAAGCCTTTGGCCGCCAGATCAAGTTCGGTATCTACGGCGATTATGGTATGCACAAGGATCTGCTGGCGGATCTGTTGCTTTTCTACTCTGCCAAGGAGCAGAAGCTGGTGACGCTGGATGAGTATATTGAGAAGATGCCGGAAGACCAGAAGTGCATCTATTACGCGGCCGGCGATGATACCGACCGTCTGGGCAAACTGCCCAATGCACAGCTTGTTCTGAGCAAGGGATATGATCTGCTGCTTTGCACCGAGGATGTGGATGAGTTCTGCCTGCAGATGATGCGGGACTACAAGGAGAAGGAGTTCAAGAACATCAACTCCGGTGATCTGGGTCTGGAGACTGAAGAGGAAAAGAAGGCGGCGGAAGAGACTGCCACCGAGAACAAGGATCTCTTTGAAGAAATCAAAAAGGCTCTGAACGGCAAGGTCAAGGAAGTCAAGGTCAATCCTACGCTGAAGGAGCATCCGGTGACGCTGTCCAGCGAAGGCGGCATCTCCATGGAGATGGAAAAGGTGTTGCGCAAGATGCCCAATGGTGAGGGCGTGGAGAGCACCAAGGTGCTGGAACTCAATCCTTCCCATGCGGTATTCGCCGCGCTCAAGGCTGCCCATGAGGCCGGTGACACCGAGAAAGTTGGCAAGTACGCCGAGCTGCTCTATGATCAGGCACTGCTGATTGCCGGGTTGCCCATCGAGGATCCTGTGGCGTATGCGCAGCTGGTCTGCGGGCTGATGAAGTAA
- a CDS encoding response regulator transcription factor — MQTIYDAKLLLVDDTPELLNLLCEHLRAAGYHAIAMAGNCAAAREAFAQRRPELMILDINLPDGDGFALFRQLRAQADVPALFLSARDADADRLFGLGLGADDYLTKPFLMQELLLRVQHILQRAYRSELQCGRSNVLQLGERTVELADAQVRLPDKSTLPLTATERAILQKLGENRGHIITYDALCEAVWGQDYYGYENSLNVHIRHLREKLEETPGKPRWLLTVRGIGYKLAGEARP; from the coding sequence ATGCAGACGATTTATGATGCCAAACTGTTGTTGGTAGATGATACGCCAGAGCTGTTGAATCTGTTATGCGAGCACCTGCGTGCCGCGGGGTATCATGCCATCGCAATGGCCGGAAACTGTGCTGCCGCCCGGGAAGCTTTTGCACAGCGACGGCCTGAGCTGATGATCCTGGACATCAACCTTCCGGATGGAGACGGCTTTGCGCTGTTTCGTCAGCTGCGTGCGCAGGCGGATGTGCCAGCCTTGTTTCTCTCCGCCCGGGATGCTGACGCCGACCGGCTGTTTGGATTGGGGCTGGGAGCGGATGATTATCTGACCAAGCCGTTTTTGATGCAGGAACTGCTGCTCCGAGTGCAGCATATTTTGCAGCGCGCCTACCGATCGGAACTGCAGTGCGGCAGATCCAATGTTCTGCAGCTGGGAGAGCGAACGGTAGAACTGGCGGATGCACAGGTACGCCTGCCTGATAAAAGCACCTTGCCGTTGACGGCCACCGAACGGGCAATTCTGCAAAAGCTGGGGGAAAACCGTGGCCATATTATCACATATGATGCACTGTGTGAGGCTGTCTGGGGCCAGGACTATTACGGATATGAGAACAGCCTCAATGTGCATATACGCCATCTGCGTGAAAAACTGGAGGAAACACCTGGCAAGCCCCGTTGGCTCCTCACCGTGCGCGGCATCGGATACAAGCTGGCGGGGGAGGCACGGCCATGA
- a CDS encoding D-isomer specific 2-hydroxyacid dehydrogenase family protein yields MKILFYALRPFDELQYCEPNREKYGIDYKWTEEVPTPENLQLAEGCDAVSTNPCEVRPEYLEAFAKMGVKYLPCRSIGYDHIPLDAAKRLGLRVSHSHYPPEGVANYTIMLMLMATRKMNQIMVRAAAQDYSLPGKMGHDLSSCTVGVIGTGKIGSTVIRHLSGFGCKILAYDLYPSDAVRPYAEYVSLNELYARSDVITLHLNATPENHHLINAEAITRMKDGVLLVNTARGTLIDSESLLQGLESGKIGGAGLDVVEDENGICYYNRCGEALPNRELNLLRSYPNVILSPHTAFYTDVNVASMVQSAFEAVADFAAGRSNPCEVHL; encoded by the coding sequence ATGAAGATTCTTTTTTATGCACTGCGTCCCTTTGATGAGCTGCAGTACTGTGAACCCAACCGCGAAAAATACGGTATCGACTACAAGTGGACCGAGGAAGTTCCCACACCGGAAAATCTGCAGCTGGCTGAAGGCTGTGATGCCGTCAGTACCAATCCCTGCGAAGTGCGCCCCGAATATCTGGAGGCTTTTGCAAAAATGGGCGTCAAATATCTGCCCTGCCGCAGCATCGGATACGACCATATCCCGCTGGATGCCGCCAAACGCCTGGGATTACGTGTCAGCCACAGCCATTACCCTCCGGAGGGGGTGGCCAACTACACCATTATGCTGATGCTGATGGCCACCCGCAAGATGAACCAAATCATGGTACGGGCGGCTGCCCAGGACTATTCTTTGCCCGGAAAGATGGGCCACGATCTTTCCAGCTGCACAGTGGGCGTGATCGGCACCGGCAAGATCGGCAGTACGGTAATCCGTCACCTGTCCGGATTCGGCTGCAAGATCTTGGCCTACGACCTTTATCCGTCCGATGCGGTGCGCCCCTATGCCGAGTATGTTTCTCTGAATGAGTTGTATGCCCGCAGCGACGTGATCACTTTGCACCTGAACGCCACGCCGGAAAACCACCATCTCATCAACGCCGAGGCCATCACCAGAATGAAAGACGGCGTTTTGCTGGTCAATACCGCCCGCGGAACCCTGATCGACTCGGAATCGCTGCTGCAGGGCTTGGAGAGCGGCAAGATCGGCGGTGCCGGCCTGGATGTCGTGGAGGACGAGAATGGCATCTGCTACTATAACCGTTGTGGCGAGGCGCTGCCAAACCGCGAACTGAATCTGCTGCGCAGTTATCCCAATGTGATCCTCAGCCCCCACACCGCTTTCTATACCGATGTGAATGTGGCCAGTATGGTGCAGAGTGCGTTTGAAGCTGTAGCAGATTTCGCCGCCGGGCGCAGCAATCCCTGCGAGGTACATCTGTGA
- a CDS encoding ABC transporter permease — protein sequence MFLHCIRAENRKLHASAIWFLFFLLPILSAAYGTVNYLGNLDILGVSWYALWTQHTLFYSLFFFPAIVAIYASYLWRLEHLGHNWNLIMAAPVHPFALFFAKFIVVIKLVVLTQLFIFFLYCFCGKAFASLPGWPPLATLIFLLRGAAGGLSVIALQLLLSMVIRSFAVPVFLSLFGGIIGMLAAAKSKGLYWPYALMQYGMNSNRSEDLLAGNYLPFFAACLFWLLLIFLIASWLLTRHDVKS from the coding sequence ATGTTTCTGCACTGCATCCGGGCCGAAAACCGGAAACTCCATGCCTCTGCAATCTGGTTTCTGTTTTTCCTGTTGCCAATCCTTTCTGCCGCTTACGGCACGGTGAACTACTTGGGCAATCTGGATATTCTCGGGGTAAGCTGGTATGCCCTTTGGACTCAGCACACGCTCTTTTATTCTCTTTTCTTCTTTCCCGCCATAGTAGCCATCTATGCCTCCTACCTTTGGCGTCTGGAACATCTGGGGCACAACTGGAACCTGATCATGGCCGCACCGGTACACCCATTCGCCCTGTTTTTTGCCAAATTCATCGTGGTGATCAAGCTGGTCGTGCTGACCCAGCTCTTTATCTTCTTTCTCTATTGTTTTTGCGGCAAGGCCTTTGCCTCTCTGCCCGGCTGGCCGCCGCTGGCAACCCTGATATTTCTGCTGCGCGGGGCTGCAGGCGGTCTCAGTGTCATTGCACTGCAGCTGCTGTTATCCATGGTGATCCGCAGTTTTGCCGTGCCGGTTTTTCTTTCGCTGTTCGGCGGCATCATCGGCATGCTGGCCGCCGCCAAAAGCAAAGGCCTGTATTGGCCGTACGCGCTGATGCAGTATGGTATGAACTCCAATCGAAGCGAAGATCTTCTCGCTGGCAATTATCTGCCATTCTTTGCAGCCTGCCTGTTTTGGCTCCTTCTGATTTTTTTGATTGCCAGCTGGCTCTTGACGCGACACGACGTAAAAAGTTAA
- a CDS encoding sensor histidine kinase, whose protein sequence is MKTFVRLIRRYVLLAVGLSLLLIVLALALVVWIGVQFGLVWQREVTYSYEEIADHLQQNDAGQFLFDEQDEAYWLDGYEWAMVLDDGGTVIWQYQLPRELDRRYTASEIAVFSRWYLEDYPVFCQVREYGLLVLGMPKDSLWKYSFWTYPDLIEWIFYRGTSLLAGVLVLILVLCLVFSWRGAKSLGTVADGLDTLAEGRTVQLPTRGFAGELAEKLNRTSAQIQYRNEIIQRRDTARTNWIAGVSHDIRTPLSLILGWSEQLQQDATLPDGARHKAEGIRLQSEKIRSLVEDLNLTSKLQYGAQPLRREAVQAGPILRKLVADFCNSPLADGCEIELNMTREAEQAVIQADQALLARAVENILGNSVRHNRGAVRCWVTATMEEACLCLTVTDDGVGYPARVLEALQSGRVEENTPHILGLHVVEQILQAHGGKVLFSQNEPKGSRVEMHLPVA, encoded by the coding sequence ATGAAAACCTTTGTGCGGTTGATCCGGCGCTATGTATTGCTGGCAGTAGGATTGTCCCTGCTCCTGATTGTGCTGGCCCTGGCGCTTGTGGTTTGGATTGGTGTTCAGTTCGGTCTGGTGTGGCAGCGGGAGGTTACTTACTCCTACGAAGAAATTGCAGACCATCTGCAGCAGAATGATGCGGGACAGTTCTTGTTCGATGAACAGGACGAGGCTTACTGGTTGGATGGCTATGAGTGGGCTATGGTGCTGGATGATGGGGGGACGGTAATCTGGCAGTATCAGCTTCCACGGGAACTGGACCGCAGATATACGGCATCCGAAATTGCGGTTTTCTCCCGCTGGTATCTGGAGGATTACCCGGTTTTCTGTCAGGTACGGGAGTATGGCCTGCTTGTGTTGGGAATGCCCAAAGACAGTCTCTGGAAATACAGTTTCTGGACGTATCCCGATCTGATCGAGTGGATCTTTTACCGTGGCACAAGCCTGCTGGCTGGCGTTCTTGTGCTGATTCTGGTGCTTTGCCTGGTGTTCAGCTGGCGGGGCGCCAAATCCTTGGGGACGGTGGCTGACGGCCTGGATACATTGGCCGAGGGACGTACAGTGCAGCTGCCGACACGGGGATTTGCGGGGGAACTGGCGGAAAAACTCAACCGTACCAGTGCTCAAATTCAGTACCGCAATGAAATCATTCAGCGGCGGGACACGGCACGCACCAACTGGATTGCTGGTGTCAGTCATGATATCCGCACCCCACTGTCCCTGATTCTGGGGTGGTCGGAGCAGTTGCAGCAAGACGCGACGCTGCCGGACGGTGCACGGCATAAAGCGGAAGGGATTCGTCTGCAAAGCGAAAAAATCCGGTCGCTGGTAGAAGATCTCAACTTGACCAGTAAGCTGCAATACGGGGCGCAGCCCCTGCGTCGAGAGGCTGTACAGGCCGGTCCGATTCTGCGCAAGTTAGTGGCGGATTTTTGCAACAGCCCATTGGCAGATGGCTGCGAAATCGAATTGAATATGACCCGTGAGGCGGAACAAGCCGTGATACAAGCGGATCAGGCGCTGTTGGCCCGTGCTGTGGAGAATATCCTGGGCAACAGCGTGCGGCATAACCGAGGGGCAGTTCGTTGTTGGGTGACAGCAACGATGGAAGAAGCGTGTCTTTGCCTGACTGTCACAGACGATGGTGTCGGGTATCCGGCACGGGTCTTGGAGGCGCTGCAAAGCGGCCGGGTGGAAGAAAACACGCCGCACATCCTGGGGCTGCACGTGGTGGAGCAGATTTTGCAGGCACACGGTGGAAAGGTGCTTTTTAGTCAGAACGAGCCAAAAGGAAGCAGAGTGGAAATGCACCTTCCTGTTGCATAA
- a CDS encoding alpha/beta hydrolase, which yields MQIYQKSLPGGAVLTGYLREETAEMPNFNIRPAVLILPGGGYEHCSTREADPVAMQFLQAGYQVFVLCYTVAAAPLRWQPMIDAAGAILHLRRNAAALRIDPARIAVCGFSAGGHLAGATAILWDAPPVQQALGTTGTEARPDAVILAYPVVTAGEFAHRGSFDNLAGNDKDLRAVFSLENQVKEGLPPFFLWHTVDDGTVPVQNSLLLAQALTAHHVPYELHLFAHGIHGSSTCTAEVNCSNPHAAAWIELCTEWLAGIFQYSLR from the coding sequence ATGCAGATTTATCAAAAATCCTTGCCCGGCGGTGCAGTCCTGACCGGTTATCTGCGCGAAGAAACCGCCGAGATGCCCAATTTCAATATCCGCCCCGCTGTGCTGATCCTGCCGGGCGGAGGATATGAACACTGCAGCACACGTGAGGCAGACCCCGTAGCGATGCAGTTCCTGCAGGCAGGGTATCAGGTTTTTGTCCTATGCTACACAGTAGCCGCTGCGCCGTTGCGTTGGCAGCCGATGATTGATGCCGCGGGCGCCATCCTGCATCTGCGGCGCAATGCTGCTGCGTTGCGGATCGATCCTGCCAGAATCGCCGTTTGCGGATTTTCTGCCGGCGGTCATCTGGCAGGCGCCACAGCCATTCTCTGGGATGCCCCTCCTGTTCAACAGGCCTTGGGCACCACCGGGACAGAGGCCCGCCCTGACGCGGTCATTCTCGCCTATCCCGTGGTCACAGCCGGCGAATTCGCCCATCGCGGAAGCTTCGACAACCTCGCCGGCAACGACAAGGATCTTCGAGCTGTTTTCAGCCTCGAAAACCAGGTAAAAGAAGGGCTTCCGCCGTTTTTTCTCTGGCACACCGTAGATGACGGCACCGTTCCCGTTCAGAATTCGCTGCTGCTGGCCCAGGCACTAACAGCACATCACGTTCCTTATGAGCTGCATCTGTTTGCCCATGGCATCCATGGCTCCAGCACCTGCACGGCAGAAGTCAATTGTTCCAATCCTCACGCTGCCGCCTGGATTGAGCTTTGCACCGAATGGCTGGCAGGAATTTTTCAATATTCCTTGCGATAA
- a CDS encoding YkgJ family cysteine cluster protein, with protein MVEPGRRSEAWEVGPCLSPQDTFSFVCAGCGDCCRKRRDLVLSGYDLYRIARRLRLSPRIVANAFCKSYIAPQSCLPALLLTPDPKSGNCRFFEGNACVIHDARPLACALYPLGQSIDPITARTEYFPQLPLCGVCAEGRTLQDYLEDAAIPERTGIDARWAVVCTQISDALLEAGGLEHPHFTAATRRIERALYLDYDLGDDFYPQFQHNMETLMPLLRRLLSPSNAG; from the coding sequence ATGGTAGAGCCGGGCCGCCGCAGCGAAGCATGGGAGGTCGGCCCCTGCCTTTCTCCTCAGGACACATTCAGCTTCGTCTGTGCCGGATGCGGCGATTGTTGCCGTAAACGCCGGGATCTCGTACTATCCGGGTACGATCTGTATCGCATTGCCCGGCGCCTGCGCCTTTCTCCCCGCATCGTAGCAAACGCCTTCTGTAAAAGTTATATCGCTCCTCAAAGTTGCCTGCCCGCGCTTCTTCTCACCCCGGATCCCAAAAGCGGGAATTGTCGTTTTTTTGAGGGCAATGCCTGTGTGATTCATGATGCCCGGCCATTGGCCTGTGCGCTGTATCCCCTGGGGCAAAGCATTGATCCGATCACTGCGCGCACAGAATACTTTCCCCAGCTGCCGCTGTGCGGTGTCTGCGCGGAAGGACGCACCTTGCAGGATTATCTGGAAGATGCCGCCATCCCGGAACGCACCGGTATTGATGCCCGCTGGGCCGTGGTTTGCACGCAGATTTCCGATGCACTGCTGGAAGCCGGCGGATTGGAACATCCACATTTTACCGCGGCTACGCGCCGGATCGAGCGCGCTTTGTATCTGGACTATGACCTGGGAGACGATTTTTACCCGCAATTCCAGCATAACATGGAAACACTTATGCCACTGTTGCGGCGTCTTCTATCGCCTTCCAACGCGGGATAA
- a CDS encoding helix-turn-helix domain-containing protein gives MVSEYTYCPQTDFFIERLDRDKGPDMPSFHIHHKFEIYYEIAGTCRYFVEGAAYIVNAGSVVMIGENQIHKTASLGDSPSSRIVVNFSREYLEKVAAAFPEVDFFSFLTDERNHLLSAITVKQQNHIQSILQQMLDLEGETSPEDQALRAMLLATLLLELKALCVQQQCQGGEKGRVSNHIVEQIQAYIAQHYAEKLTLTGIASQFYISPYYLSRLFKKSTNLSLIEYINGVRIKAAQNLIEKSGESISSVAGQTGFMTTAHFRRVFKDATGLSPQQYRQQYKRINK, from the coding sequence ATGGTTTCGGAATATACCTACTGTCCGCAAACGGATTTCTTCATTGAGCGGCTTGATCGGGACAAAGGTCCCGATATGCCGAGCTTCCATATTCATCACAAGTTTGAAATCTATTACGAAATTGCCGGCACTTGCCGCTATTTTGTGGAAGGTGCTGCTTACATTGTCAACGCAGGCAGCGTGGTTATGATCGGTGAGAACCAGATCCACAAGACGGCTTCCCTGGGAGACTCGCCCTCCAGCCGAATTGTTGTGAATTTCAGCCGGGAATACCTGGAAAAGGTGGCCGCGGCGTTTCCAGAAGTGGATTTCTTTTCCTTTCTGACCGACGAAAGAAATCATCTTTTGTCGGCGATCACCGTCAAGCAGCAGAATCACATTCAAAGTATTTTGCAGCAGATGCTGGATCTGGAAGGGGAGACTTCCCCGGAGGATCAGGCTCTGCGCGCCATGTTGCTGGCGACGTTGCTGTTGGAACTGAAAGCGCTGTGCGTGCAGCAACAGTGCCAGGGGGGCGAAAAAGGGCGGGTGAGCAATCACATTGTGGAACAGATTCAGGCTTACATCGCCCAGCATTATGCCGAAAAGCTCACCCTGACCGGAATTGCCAGCCAGTTTTATATCAGTCCCTATTATCTCAGCCGCCTGTTCAAAAAATCCACCAACCTGAGTCTGATCGAATATATCAACGGGGTGCGCATCAAGGCGGCCCAAAATCTGATCGAAAAATCCGGTGAAAGCATTTCTTCTGTGGCAGGACAAACGGGATTTATGACGACGGCCCACTTTCGCCGGGTTTTCAAGGACGCCACGGGCTTGTCTCCGCAGCAATATCGTCAGCAGTACAAAAGAATCAATAAATAA
- a CDS encoding ABC transporter ATP-binding protein, with translation MSIVIETRELCKSYDGQRAVDHLNLHIPQGSVYGFIGPNGAGKSTTMKMLLGLIHPSAGQVFLLGKELTESNRLQLLRQTGSLIESPSGYLHLTAEENLKIVADLKGVSYKEVGRVLDVVHLTKDRNRKVGHYSLGMKQRLGIAMALLGNPPLLILDEPTNGLDPAGIQEMRTLLAEMPQATGATILVSSHLLGEMEQLVGQVGIINHGKMLFEGSLRDLQKHSRGALTMRLLHIQKALPVLRARGIMPKQKEDILTLPPLRDELLADLVEALAASGAGIVELTRHTKSLEDIFLSLTDSGKEVS, from the coding sequence ATGTCAATCGTCATCGAAACCCGAGAGCTCTGTAAATCCTATGATGGGCAAAGAGCCGTAGATCATCTGAATCTGCATATTCCCCAAGGTTCCGTGTACGGCTTTATCGGCCCCAATGGTGCCGGAAAAAGCACCACCATGAAAATGCTGCTGGGATTGATTCACCCCAGCGCCGGGCAAGTCTTTTTGCTCGGCAAAGAACTCACTGAATCCAATCGTCTGCAGCTGCTTCGCCAGACCGGCAGCCTGATTGAATCGCCATCCGGATATCTCCACCTGACGGCGGAAGAAAACCTGAAAATCGTGGCAGACCTGAAAGGAGTTTCTTACAAAGAGGTCGGTCGTGTGCTTGACGTTGTTCACTTGACCAAGGACCGCAACCGGAAAGTGGGACATTATTCTCTCGGCATGAAGCAGAGACTGGGTATTGCTATGGCCCTGCTGGGCAATCCGCCCCTTCTGATTCTGGACGAACCCACTAACGGGCTGGATCCCGCCGGCATTCAGGAAATGCGTACCTTGCTCGCAGAGATGCCACAGGCTACCGGCGCCACCATCCTTGTTTCCAGTCACCTTCTGGGGGAAATGGAGCAGCTGGTCGGTCAGGTCGGCATCATCAATCACGGCAAAATGCTCTTTGAAGGTTCCCTTCGAGATTTGCAGAAGCACAGCCGCGGTGCATTGACCATGCGGCTGCTGCATATCCAGAAAGCATTGCCGGTACTGCGGGCCCGGGGGATCATGCCAAAGCAAAAGGAAGACATCCTGACACTTCCTCCGCTTCGGGATGAACTGCTGGCAGATCTTGTCGAGGCCCTGGCCGCCAGCGGCGCCGGCATTGTAGAGCTGACCCGGCATACCAAATCTCTGGAAGATATCTTCCTGAGTCTGACCGATTCGGGCAAGGAGGTGAGCTGA
- a CDS encoding ABC transporter permease, whose translation MLRSLRAECQKAKRRHDLAACLLLPLAVLLWSWYSAPGGTKSAEDGYHALLYTLPIMNTVLLPVGMAMLASRLWDVEVKGNFPKLLYTLQSRQSLFLAKSLFGTAEVLLIVALELAGVFCLGLRNGYQDFPPTEQFFYLFLCTSAVGLMLFFSELMLTVLLANPLPALCTGIAGALIGLFAAFMPSVFCYFIPWSYCIPLGSYIMASWDPETKIVAYAIRDFNLPLLVWSILLGSLFFEVTWHSIRTKEV comes from the coding sequence ATGTTGCGAAGCCTTCGTGCTGAATGCCAGAAAGCAAAACGGCGTCATGATCTGGCGGCCTGCCTGCTCCTGCCTCTTGCGGTGCTCCTCTGGTCCTGGTATTCCGCTCCCGGCGGTACAAAGTCCGCAGAGGACGGCTACCATGCCCTGCTGTACACCTTGCCCATTATGAACACCGTGTTGTTGCCGGTGGGCATGGCCATGCTGGCCAGCCGTCTTTGGGATGTGGAAGTCAAAGGAAATTTTCCGAAGCTGCTTTATACCTTGCAAAGTCGGCAAAGCCTTTTCCTTGCCAAATCCCTCTTCGGCACCGCAGAAGTGCTTCTGATCGTCGCCCTGGAACTGGCAGGTGTGTTTTGCCTTGGTCTGCGCAACGGCTATCAGGATTTCCCGCCGACAGAACAGTTCTTCTATCTTTTTCTCTGCACCAGTGCTGTGGGATTGATGCTGTTTTTTTCCGAACTTATGCTGACAGTTTTGCTTGCCAACCCACTGCCCGCTCTGTGTACAGGGATTGCCGGAGCCTTGATCGGCCTGTTTGCCGCGTTCATGCCGTCTGTCTTTTGTTATTTTATTCCCTGGAGCTACTGCATTCCGTTGGGGAGCTATATAATGGCCTCCTGGGATCCCGAGACCAAAATCGTTGCATATGCCATCCGTGATTTCAATTTACCGCTGCTTGTGTGGTCCATCCTGTTAGGCAGCCTTTTTTTCGAAGTCACCTGGCACTCAATCCGTACAAAGGAGGTATAA